In Panicum virgatum strain AP13 chromosome 4N, P.virgatum_v5, whole genome shotgun sequence, a single window of DNA contains:
- the LOC120671519 gene encoding gamma-tubulin complex component 5-like isoform X2, translating to MSSLCSGAEHLSQVVHGVVPDGFWNSGALMASSEVSVHILNHLFKKLNEVCLVEDGEGEPYHMVLVIFAGSLLPYLQCLDSWLYDGILDDPYEEMFFFANSEVTIDQPAFWEMSYMLRIRDSRADGSTNSTDNESIRKKESSSQESTTAGACIKVNDQGCVDILCPIFLKDIARAIVSAGKSFQLVQHVQDVRRIQTHKEKYASNLYQSTNCSSQQKFLPDNSGLRIQDGHPRSEDTLEKSTSQFGNDSREMGLLTLSEIFLICLSGLLENGDHVYKYLRRLHADSVPNNKAFVESESNIEETKDICAESSTEKTWVKLLKNATSGRKYDGIEKTISRNAVMDKPIFVPGDPQDASSNAVEAGHYTLSCYENPTITACREVLLWNPNSWSELNISENFHLPSLNDGNMRRAIFADAHSSGTSTIGDTQPTSSFPRLDGTDYKFGFQFSDLDYVRQEDDRRTLEVLYAFPTLLPCANENVPLSEILPMQKDSTLASRVLKFIQNMSLKDPLQPVCIIQECLSQCAKRQVDHIGKQILSKLMGEWRLMDELFVLRTIYLLGSGDMLQQFLITIFDKLDRGSSWDDDFELNNLLQESIRNSADKMLLTAPDSLVVSLATNNSDEGASTSKKGCAVGFGIDALDMLNFTYKVSWPLDLIVNTDALKKYNKVMGFLLKVKRAKFVLDETRKWMWKARGRTAHNFKQHLSVAQKLLHFVDAFHQYVMDRVYHSAWTELCDGMASATTLDEVMEVHEAYLSSIQRQCFVASDKLWALIASRVKTILGLALDFHNVEQTLSTGGTAPAVRTRCEMEMDRIGKQFDECVVFLLRILSFKLNVGHFPHLADLVTRINYNHYFMSDNGSFSAIPGSRQR from the exons ATGTCAAG TTTATGTTCTGGAGCAGAACATTTGTCTCAAGTTGTGCATGGAGTTGTGCCAGATGGCTTTTGGAATTCTGGTGCACTCATGGCATCTAGTGAAGTTTCAGTTCATATTCTCAACCATCTCTTCAAGAAGTTAAATGAAGTCTGTCTTGTGGAAGATGGCGAG GGCGAGCCATATCATATGGTGCTCGTGATATTCGCTGGAAGCTTGCTACCTTATCTTCAGTGTCTTGACTCCTGGCTTTATGATGGTATCCTTGATGACCCTTATGAAGAG ATGTTCTTTTTTGCAAATAGTGAAGTTACCATAGATCAGCCAGCATTCTGGGAAATGAGTTATATGCTCAGAATAAGAGATTCAAGAGCTGACGGTTCAACAAATTCAACTGATAATGAATCTATCAGGAAAAAAGAATCAAGCAGCCAGGAATCAACTACTGCAGGAGCTTGCATAAAAGTGAACGATCAAGGTTGTGTGGATATATTATGCCCCATATTCTTGAAAGATATTGCAAGGGCTATTGTATCTGCCGGAAAATCCTTTCAACTTGTTCAACATGTTCAAGATGTGCGTCGAATTCAAACCCATAAAGAAAAATATGCTTCCAATCTTTATCAGAGTACTAATTGCAGTAGTCAACAAAAATTCTTGCCAGATAACTCAGGTTTAAGAATCCAAGATGGTCATCCAAGAAGTGAAGATACTCTTGAAAAATCCACAAGTCAGTTCGGAAATGATTCTCGTGAAATGGGGCTCTTAACCTTGTCTGAGATTTTTTTGATATGCCTATCTGGTCTCTTAGAAAACGGTGACCATGTTTATAAATACTTAAGAAGACTGCATGCTGATAGTGTTCCAAATAACAAAGCTTTTGTGGAAAGTGAGAGCAACATCGAAGAAACAAAGGATATATGTGCAGAGAGCAGCACTGAGAAGACTTGGGTAAAGCTCCTTAAAAATGCTACGTCAGGAAGGAAATATGATGGTATTGAGAAGACCATATCCAGAAACGCTGTTATGGATAAGCCAATATTTGTCCCTGGTGACCCACAAGATGCATCCTCCAATGCAGTAGAAGCAGGGCACTACACTTTATCTTGTTATGAAAATCCAACCATCACTGCTTGCAGAGAAGTGCTACTGTGGAATCCAAATTCTTGGAGTGAACTGAATATCTCTGAAAATTTCCATCTACCTTCACTGAATGATGGGAATATGCGAAGAGCTATCTTTGCTGATGCACATTCTTCAGGAACTAGCACCATTGGTGATACACAGCCTACATCCTCTTTCCCCAGACTAGATGGCACTGATTATAAGTTTGGTTTCCAATTCAGTGATTTGGACTATGTCCGACAAGAAGATGACAGAAGGACCTTGGAGGTGCTTTATGCATTTCCTACTCTTCTTCCTTGTGCAAAT GAAAATGTCCCGCTGTCGGAGATCTTACCAATGCAGAAAGATAGTACTCTAGCGTCAAGAGTTCTGAAGTTTATTCAGAATATGAGTTTGAAAGATCCTCTTCAGCCAGTGTGTATAATCCAAGAATGCCTTTCCCAATGCGCAAAGAGACAG GTGGATCACATTGGCAAGCAAATCCTGTCCAAGCTAATGGGTGAATGGAGATTAATGGATGAACTGTTTGTGTTACGTACTATTTATTTGCTAGGATCAG GTGACATGCTGCAGCAGTTTCTGATAACAATTTTCGATAAGCTAGATAGAGGAAGTTCCTGGGATGATGATTTTGAATTGAATAATTTGTTGCAG GAGTCCATAAGAAACTCAGCGGACAAAATGCTCTTGACAGCACCGGATTCTTTGGTTGTTTCATTGGCAACAAACAACAGTGACGAAGGTGCATCAACTTCCAAAAAAGGCTGTGCAGTTGGTTTTGGCATCGATGCTCTTGACATGCTTAATTTTACATATAAG GTGTCTTGGCCTCTGGATTTAATTGTTAATACAGATGCACTGAAGAAGTATAATAAG GTTATGGGATTCTTACTGAAGGTCAAGCGGGCAAAGTTTGTTTTGGATGAAACACGAAAGTGGATGTGGAAG GCCAGAGGCAGGACTGCACATAATTTCAAGCAGCACTTAAGTGTAGCACAGAAGCTCCTCCATTTTGTCGATGCATTTCATCAATACGTCATGGACCGA GTATATCATAGTGCATGGACCGAACTTTGTGATGGCATGGCATCTGCTACGACATTGGATGAAGTTATGGAAGTTCATGAGGCATATCTCTCTTCTATTCAGCGACAATGCTTTGTTGCCTCTGATAAGTTG TGGGCCCTAATTGCCAGTCGAGTTAAGACTATTCTTGGATTGGCTCTCGACTTTCACAATGTAGAACAGACTCTCAGTACTGGTGGGACTGCTCCAGCTGTGAGGACACGATGTGAGATGGAAATGGATCGGATTGGGAAGCAATTTGATGAGTGTGTCGTATTTCTCCTGAGG ATCCTATCTTTCAAGCTCAATGTGGGTCATTTTCCCCATCTTGCGGATCTAGTTACAAGAATCAATTACAATCACTATTTCATGTCCGATAATGGGAGCTTCTCCGCCATTCCTGGGTCTCGGCAACGGTAG
- the LOC120670124 gene encoding TNF receptor-associated factor homolog 1b-like, producing the protein QGLVADEFPHLDIINDLLDEEQSDRRRVLRPGFAQHFSMPNDASSLDYGLFGEPYLMDQDQSEPYLEEEPPRFYSTLSTAPRGLRDRSYSQFDLPSYSSSGQFDDLMMNQWPYNHTEFSMPSFLSDTSGYPYQLQDFSSSANGASRYPSYRPANGH; encoded by the coding sequence CAAGGCCTGGTCGCTGATGAGTTCCCACACCTAGACATCATCAATGACTTGCTGGACGAGGAGCAGAGCGACAGGAGAAGGGTTCTTCGACCTGGATTCGCTCAACATTTCTCTATGCCCAATGATGCCAGCAGCCTTGATTATGGCTTGTTCGGTGAGCCATACCTGATGGATCAGGATCAATCCGAGCCATACCTCGAGGAGGAGCCTCCTAGGTTTTATAGCACATTGAGCACTGCTCCTAGGGGGCTGAGGGACCGGAGTTATTCACAATTCGATCTCCCTTCATACTCAAGCAGCGGCCAGTTTGATGATCTGATGATGAACCAATGGCCATACAACCACACTGAATTCTCCATGCCTAGCTTTTTGTCAGACACAAGTGGCTACCCCTATCAGTTGCAGGATTTCTCGAGTTCGGCAAATGGAGCAAGCAGATACCCATCCTATCGCCCTGCCAATGGGCACTGA